The following proteins are encoded in a genomic region of Acidobacteriota bacterium:
- the tsf gene encoding translation elongation factor Ts — MAEVTASAVKSLREKSGAGMVDCKNALVEANGDENAAMDILRKKGMAQAGKKAGRVTAEGAVGSYIHMGGKVGVLVEINCESDFVSRGDEFQQLVKDVAMHIAATDPRYTNRDEVPAADLDKEREILMEQLKNDPKNASKPEDVLNKIIEGRLNKFYEDNVLVDQAFVKDPSKTVGELVAEKIGSIKENISIRRFSRFKMGEGIEKKADDFAAEVASMVG, encoded by the coding sequence ATGGCAGAAGTTACAGCAAGCGCAGTTAAATCGCTGCGTGAAAAATCAGGTGCAGGAATGGTCGATTGCAAAAACGCTCTCGTCGAAGCAAACGGCGACGAGAACGCAGCAATGGACATCCTTCGCAAAAAAGGCATGGCACAGGCCGGCAAGAAAGCCGGTCGTGTCACCGCTGAGGGTGCGGTCGGTTCGTACATTCACATGGGCGGCAAGGTCGGCGTACTCGTCGAGATCAATTGCGAAAGTGATTTCGTCTCACGCGGCGACGAGTTTCAACAGCTCGTCAAGGACGTTGCGATGCACATCGCGGCGACCGATCCGCGTTACACGAACCGCGACGAAGTTCCGGCAGCCGATCTCGATAAAGAACGCGAGATCCTGATGGAGCAGCTCAAAAATGACCCGAAGAACGCCAGCAAACCCGAAGATGTTCTCAATAAGATCATCGAAGGCCGCCTGAACAAATTTTATGAGGACAACGTTCTCGTCGATCAGGCGTTCGTCAAAGATCCTTCGAAGACGGTCGGCGAACTCGTTGCCGAAAAGATCGGTTCGATCAAAGAGAACATCTCGATCCGCCGCTTTTCACGTTTCAAAATGGGCGAAGGTATTGAGAAAAAGGCGGACGATTTCGCCGCCGAAGTCGCGTCGATGGTCGGCTAG
- the rpsB gene encoding 30S ribosomal protein S2, with protein sequence MATVTMKELLEAGVHFGHQVRRWNPKMKEYIFGERNGIYIIDLQKTQKLFRDALNHVTESLTERPNQKVLFVGTKRQAQDAIKEEAERCGQFYINNRWLGGLLTNYETVKKSINKLKEIETMREDGRFEMLTKKERLQLDREHEKLMKNLAGIKDMNGMPDMMFVIDVRKEDIAIKEANRLNIPIVAVVDTNCSPEGIDLVIPGNDDALRAIRLFASRIADAIIEGRQVGTEGRTAEIEAEEGGEEANAPIVESTISIPKQFLSEDDVAEIESVDIPEEVDEDDEVEVVAETETVETTEVEAAAVEPVDAEAPAVETAAAEAPAEASGLVEEPAAEVPAAEETAAATTEESTEATAS encoded by the coding sequence TTGGCTACAGTAACGATGAAAGAGCTCCTCGAAGCAGGAGTTCATTTTGGTCACCAGGTCCGCCGTTGGAATCCGAAGATGAAAGAATACATCTTTGGCGAACGCAACGGCATTTATATTATTGACCTCCAGAAAACGCAAAAGCTTTTCCGCGACGCTCTCAACCACGTCACCGAATCGCTCACCGAACGTCCGAATCAGAAGGTCCTGTTCGTCGGCACCAAACGCCAGGCTCAGGACGCCATCAAAGAGGAAGCCGAACGCTGCGGGCAGTTCTACATCAACAACCGCTGGCTCGGCGGCCTTTTGACGAACTACGAGACCGTCAAAAAATCGATCAACAAGCTAAAAGAGATCGAAACGATGCGCGAAGACGGCCGTTTTGAGATGCTCACCAAAAAAGAGCGTCTCCAACTCGACCGCGAGCACGAAAAATTGATGAAGAATCTTGCCGGCATCAAAGACATGAACGGAATGCCCGACATGATGTTCGTAATTGATGTCCGCAAAGAAGATATCGCGATCAAAGAAGCAAACCGCCTCAACATCCCGATCGTAGCGGTCGTCGATACAAATTGCTCACCCGAGGGCATCGACCTCGTAATTCCGGGCAACGACGACGCTCTGCGTGCGATCAGATTGTTCGCTTCGCGTATCGCCGACGCCATCATCGAAGGCCGTCAGGTCGGAACCGAAGGCCGCACGGCTGAGATCGAAGCCGAAGAAGGCGGCGAGGAAGCTAACGCTCCTATCGTCGAATCTACGATCTCGATCCCCAAGCAGTTCCTCAGCGAAGATGACGTTGCCGAGATCGAATCGGTCGACATCCCTGAGGAAGTTGACGAGGACGACGAAGTAGAAGTAGTCGCCGAGACGGAAACTGTCGAAACCACGGAAGTCGAAGCTGCGGCGGTCGAACCTGTGGATGCCGAAGCTCCTGCGGTCGAAACAGCCGCTGCTGAAGCTCCTGCTGAGGCATCTGGATTGGTCGAAGAACCTGCGGCAGAAGTTCCGGCCGCCGAAGAAACGGCCGCGGCAACAACCGAAGAGAGCACAGAAGCGACAGCAAGCTAA
- the rpsI gene encoding 30S ribosomal protein S9 — MADIQYYGTGRRKTSTARVYLRPGNGNIVINRREFDAYFPNEALRMIIRQPLRLTETAEQFDILVNVDGGGQAGQAGAVRHGITRALMEFNADLRPALKKAGLVTRDPRQKERKKYGQKGARARFQFSKR; from the coding sequence ATGGCAGACATACAGTATTACGGCACCGGCCGCAGAAAGACCTCGACCGCACGCGTTTACCTTCGTCCGGGCAATGGCAACATCGTCATCAACCGCCGCGAATTCGACGCTTACTTCCCCAACGAAGCTCTGCGAATGATCATTCGCCAGCCGCTCCGTTTGACGGAGACGGCAGAGCAGTTCGACATTCTAGTAAACGTCGACGGCGGCGGCCAGGCCGGACAGGCAGGTGCTGTTCGCCACGGCATCACGCGTGCGTTGATGGAATTTAACGCTGACCTGCGTCCCGCTTTGAAGAAAGCAGGCCTCGTCACACGCGACCCGCGTCAGAAAGAACGTAAAAAATACGGTCAAAAAGGCGCCCGTGCGAGATTCCAGTTCTCGAAGAGATAA
- the rplM gene encoding 50S ribosomal protein L13, whose product MSTTYFPSGKGLAENRKWLVVDAKGKTVGRLATEVARILSGKNNPAWTPFLDMGDHCVVINARHAVFTGAKDDQKIYYRHTLYPGGLRETSVKEMFEKKPEKVIELAVRGMLPKTKLGKAMAKKLKVYADAEHKHIAQKPEAREL is encoded by the coding sequence ATGAGTACTACTTATTTTCCTAGCGGAAAAGGTTTAGCAGAAAATCGTAAATGGCTCGTGGTTGATGCCAAGGGCAAGACTGTCGGCCGCCTCGCGACCGAGGTCGCCCGCATCCTTTCGGGCAAGAATAATCCGGCCTGGACGCCGTTCCTTGATATGGGCGATCACTGTGTGGTCATCAACGCCCGTCACGCCGTATTTACGGGTGCCAAGGACGATCAGAAGATCTATTATCGCCACACGCTCTATCCGGGCGGTCTGCGTGAAACGTCGGTCAAGGAGATGTTCGAGAAGAAGCCTGAAAAGGTCATCGAACTCGCCGTCCGCGGCATGCTACCGAAAACAAAGCTCGGCAAGGCAATGGCTAAGAAACTCAAGGTGTACGCCGACGCAGAACATAAACACATCGCCCAGAAACCGGAGGCGAGAGAACTTTAA